A genome region from Oenanthe melanoleuca isolate GR-GAL-2019-014 chromosome 2, OMel1.0, whole genome shotgun sequence includes the following:
- the HGH1 gene encoding protein HGH1 homolog isoform X1, with protein MAAQAKTEEASNNDAAAAVALSELTALLSPSSPAAPAAAEAALALSGSASGRALLASNPAALSALSAMAASGSRGALPALSALVNASSERAAREPLLAALPSFLPLLPSSGAACGVLANLCRDMEAVPRVVAALGPGAEPLLRALSAERPPEELGAAVCNLSRAREGRAALLEPSGRVLRALLPLLQGPHSAQLRRGVVGALRNCCFQHEHHEWLLGEEVEALPALLLPLAGSLELGEQEMEELPLDLQFLPPEHQREEEPEIRKMLLETLLLLTATKAGRGQVRSQGCYLVLRELHRWEKEPQVLRACENVIQVLIGDEPEAGMENLLEVTIPQELEQQLAQLDRDTQEGTGTGR; from the exons ATGGCGGCGCAGGCCAAAACGGAGGAGGCGAGCAACAACGATGCCGCAGCCGCCGTGGCGCTGTCAGAACTCACCGCGCTgctctctccatcctcccccgccgctcccgcagcAGCCGAAGCCGCTCTGGCGCTGTCGGGCAGCGCTTCAGGCCGGGCTCTGCTCGCCTCGAACCCCGCGGCCTTGTCGGCCTTGTCCGCCATGGCCGCCTCGGGCTCGCGTGGGGCGCTGCCCGCGTTGTCCGCGCTGGTGAACGCGAGCTCCGAGCGCGCCGCGCGGGAGCCGCTCCTCGCTGCCTTACCCTCGTTCTTGCCTCTCCTGCCGAGCTCCGGGGCCGCCTGCGGAGTGCTGGCCAATCTGTGTCGCGACATGGAGGCGGTTCCGCGGGTGGTGGCGGCGCTGGGGCCCGGAGCGGAGCCGCTGCTGCGGGCGCTGAGCGCGGAGCGGCCGCCGGAGGAGCTCGGGGCGGCGGTGTGCAACCTGAGCCGGGCCCGGGAGGGGCGGGCAGCGCTGCTGGAGCCGTCCGG GCGGGTGCTGCgggcgctgctgccgctgctgcagGGGCCGCACTCGGCCCAGCTGAGGAGAGGAGTGGTGGGAGCCCTCAGGAACTGCTGCTTCCAGCATG agcaCCACGAGTggctgctgggggaggaggtggaggcgctgccggcgctgctgctgcccctggccgggagcctggagctgggggagcaggagatggagg AGCTCCCTCTGGATCTGCAGTTCCTGCCCCCCGAGCACCAGAGGGAGGAGGAGCCCGAAatcaggaaaatgctgctggagacgctgctgctg CTGACGGCCACCAAGGCTGGGCGTGGCCAGGTGAGATCCCAGGGCTGTTACCtggtgctgagggagctgcacaGGTGGGAAAAGGAGCCCCAGGTGCTCAGAGCCTGCGAGAACGTCATCCAG GTGCTGATCGGGGACGAGCCCGAGGCGGGGATGGAGAATCTGCTGGAGGTGACAattccccaggagctggagcagcagctggcacagctggacagggacacccaggaggggacagggacagggaggtga
- the HGH1 gene encoding protein HGH1 homolog isoform X2 produces the protein MAAQAKTEEASNNDAAAAVALSELTALLSPSSPAAPAAAEAALALSGSASGRALLASNPAALSALSAMAASGSRGALPALSALVNASSERAAREPLLAALPSFLPLLPSSGAACGVLANLCRDMEAVPRVVAALGPGAEPLLRALSAERPPEELGAAVCNLSRAREGRAALLEPSGRVLRALLPLLQGPHSAQLRRGVVGALRNCCFQHEHHEWLLGEEVEALPALLLPLAGSLELGEQEMEELPLDLQFLPPEHQREEEPEIRKMLLETLLLVLIGDEPEAGMENLLEVTIPQELEQQLAQLDRDTQEGTGTGR, from the exons ATGGCGGCGCAGGCCAAAACGGAGGAGGCGAGCAACAACGATGCCGCAGCCGCCGTGGCGCTGTCAGAACTCACCGCGCTgctctctccatcctcccccgccgctcccgcagcAGCCGAAGCCGCTCTGGCGCTGTCGGGCAGCGCTTCAGGCCGGGCTCTGCTCGCCTCGAACCCCGCGGCCTTGTCGGCCTTGTCCGCCATGGCCGCCTCGGGCTCGCGTGGGGCGCTGCCCGCGTTGTCCGCGCTGGTGAACGCGAGCTCCGAGCGCGCCGCGCGGGAGCCGCTCCTCGCTGCCTTACCCTCGTTCTTGCCTCTCCTGCCGAGCTCCGGGGCCGCCTGCGGAGTGCTGGCCAATCTGTGTCGCGACATGGAGGCGGTTCCGCGGGTGGTGGCGGCGCTGGGGCCCGGAGCGGAGCCGCTGCTGCGGGCGCTGAGCGCGGAGCGGCCGCCGGAGGAGCTCGGGGCGGCGGTGTGCAACCTGAGCCGGGCCCGGGAGGGGCGGGCAGCGCTGCTGGAGCCGTCCGG GCGGGTGCTGCgggcgctgctgccgctgctgcagGGGCCGCACTCGGCCCAGCTGAGGAGAGGAGTGGTGGGAGCCCTCAGGAACTGCTGCTTCCAGCATG agcaCCACGAGTggctgctgggggaggaggtggaggcgctgccggcgctgctgctgcccctggccgggagcctggagctgggggagcaggagatggagg AGCTCCCTCTGGATCTGCAGTTCCTGCCCCCCGAGCACCAGAGGGAGGAGGAGCCCGAAatcaggaaaatgctgctggagacgctgctgctg GTGCTGATCGGGGACGAGCCCGAGGCGGGGATGGAGAATCTGCTGGAGGTGACAattccccaggagctggagcagcagctggcacagctggacagggacacccaggaggggacagggacagggaggtga